Within Triticum dicoccoides isolate Atlit2015 ecotype Zavitan chromosome 1B, WEW_v2.0, whole genome shotgun sequence, the genomic segment gcgaggtcgagctcgacgacgatgggcccttgaatgggcacgccaggactccctgaagatggcgagggagcgccagtgcgccgccctgcggCGCTTCACGCAGCGCCGCCGAGGCCGCGATGAAGGAGGGGTCGTCAtcatcgacgacagcgacgacgatgacgcgccgccaccaccaccagcccACCATGGCGACGTCggggaggggtccagcaggggcgcctgcGTCaaagaggagaaggccgacgacggcggcgacgacggcgactactcgACGTTCAGCAAGTTTTTTTTTTGATTAGTTTGCTATGCatgtaatgaaaatccgcgaacatgtctaatatatgccGAAATTTGTAGTGTTTAAGCCGAACTTCGCCGAATTTTGGCTAAATTTGCtatgttttaaaaaaaattgaacgcgcctgggggcggccctggggcggcggctgggaaccaactcgcccccaggcccaTTTTTTGGGCCGGGTCGCCCCTAGGCGGCGATTTTAGgagccccctggggggccaacggctggagatgagcatctccagccgttgtgcCCCCAGGAGGCGTTTTTTCAGCCTCCTGGGGAGGCCCCGGCGAAACTTTTGGTACTGGGGGGGTGCATTTTCCCAGCTGTCCCCCCGATAGGtgttcactttttctttttctttttcaatttCAGTGTCTGGTCGTTCCAACAAACACCTTTTGGGCATGCCCATCACACCGGACTCGAGCTCGCCGACGACGACCCCAGGCCACCCcgtccttcctcctccgccatggccatcggtggcgccggcgttctactATGCGTGGAGGCCGCCGCCAGCCGTGCCCGTGCGAGGCAGTACGAGCCTCCACGCGAGCTAGCTAGCTCCGCTGGATGGCATGGCGTCCCACGCGAGCTAGCTATCTAGCTTCGCTGCATGGTGGGTGTCGGCCCGTTCTTGGCGCCCCACGCGAGCTAGCAGCGCGCAGCCACGTCCGGCCCGGCCTCAACTCGCCGTGCACAGCCACGTCCGGCCTCGCCCTGGCCGTGACTCCATGGCGCGCGCCTCCGAGGTGCAGCGGCGCGAGCTAGCGTGACACTCTCCAGCACGTTGTCGACCCATGCATCCGCAGTGACGAGCGCGCGAATAGGGCATGCCATGCGTGCGCGCTCGGACGGACTCGCCTCGCGCCCCGCGCCCGGCATGTGCTGCTGCAGCCGTCGGCCTCGCGCTCGCGCCCGCGCCCGACATGTGCTGCTGCAACCGTCGGCCTCGCGCTCGCGCCCGCGCTTGGCCTGTGCTGCTGCAACCGTCGGCCTCGCTTCCACGCCCAGGCCACGCCACCCCGACTCGGCGAGCGGCGACAGGGGCGTGCTCCTAGGGAAGTGTTGGACGACATGGCGTGGAGCTGGCAGATGAGCGGCGCTCGAACTCGAGGATGGCACGCTCAGCGGGCTCCGTCCCAGCGAGCAGGGCGCGGTGGCGTGGGCGTCCGCCTCGGCCATGCATAggcgggcgcgggtgagctccgccCCGGCCACACGCAGACGTCGGCCACGCACAGGCGAGCGGCGGGTGCGAGCGTCGGCCGGCGCCTCCCCGTGCAGCTCGGCGTGCAAAGTACGCGGCTCGATGTGTGTGCGTAGGGTAGGCAGAAGGAAAGAGACAAGAGAGGAGAGAGGGGGTGGGTGGCTAACGTGGGCCAATTGGGTTGGTTAAAACAAAGCGCTGGTGCCCCAGAAGCATCCCGGTTGCCTGGGTGTGGGCTGGGCTCGCCAGCCGTAACTTTTGCTTTTACCGGCGAAAAATGAGGTCTTGGGGGCCTGAGTGGGGCGTTTTTTGCCCGCCGGCGCTCAAAAAGTGGCCTGCGAGGCTTCTCAGGggcggggcgcggctggagatgctcttactattCACCTCTGGTTTTTGGCCTGCACCTTACCACGCTTGCATGCTTGTGCATATGTGTTCTACTGTACGTACGTACACTTGTGCCTGGCTACCCTGACCCCTGTACGGCTGTATAAGCATGGCACAGTTGTACCTTACGTCCGGTGTATATGTCCCCCGGCCGGCCAGACCTGGACGCACGCGCGCACTCTTGAAACGGCTCCGAGCCAGACACTTGACCTTGACGTGCATGCCGGAGTTAACGAGCGGCAGCCATCCTGCGCGTTGTGTACATACGTACCCCTCACTCTCAGAACTAACAACACATGGCTCGCAGGTTCGTTTAATCTATCAGTGCCAGGTGCGAGTAGGTGATGTACCAAGCTAGCAGATATACGTACTACAGTACAATCTGTTGACCAAACAGAGAAACAAAAATGACTGTACAGTAGGTATGGCAGGTTCCTCCCGCCAATGTAATAGCATATCAATGTGCCTCGACGTTTTGGAGCAACACGATCGAGCTTAAACAGTTCCAGATTGCCTTGATCGCCTATTAAGCCATCATGGAACAAGTTCACCTTGAGCACATGCTAACGCTAGCGGAAATCCATCTTACCGGCCGGTGAACTCAAGAGGAGACCAGCGATCAGGGGGTTGCTTGAGACCCTCCTTTGCAAACATGATAATTCCCCCACAGCTCGAGGCCAAACATGGTTTTTCGGGTTTTACAACAAAACTATCTACCCGTCCGAATGCCCTACCTTGACACCAGCAAGAGACAACAGTACACTAACACCTAGGTACTCACCAAGGAGGCTTACGACGATCCCTAGATATGGCAAGGTTGCACCACAAACAGGGAATGGAAAATCAGAAGATAACGTCGCGGGCCGAGATGCCCCATAACTCACCAGGAGTGCCCTTATGCCCCATAACTCACCAGGAGTGCCCTTCACCATGTACCGCAGAAAATAGCCTGGAGCAAGCTTTTAGGAAAAGAAGCCCCCAAGACCCCCAAACATCTGTTGATGGCACGTCCGTCTACTTCATCCTTCTTTACCATGCCCAGCctcctaaggccttgtacaatggaaggtgcttagagagatgcttagaaaaataaaccgggtttttctgaagcaccggtgtctatttctacaggagagacgcttagttaaacGTCTATCCGGtagaaataagcaccggtgcttaagaaaagactggtttatttctctaagcacctcccattgtataaGGCCTAAGCAATATAGCCTCTGCCCCCTGCTCTGAGATGGGGCGCTTTATTTTGACGGTGGAAGGAAGACGAAATCTTCTTGGCGTAGGCCCGTGCGGATGGTGCTTAACTTTTGCAGTCTTTTGTGCCAAGTCCCCGGCTTCTTGGGGCACACTTAACAACGGCGCAGAATGCAGAGCTTCGTCTGTCAACCCTGAATGATCTTTCTCCATCACTGAAGGTGCATCTTTAAGTCTACACAAAGGCGGTGCTTTCTTAGACGACGGGATCAGGATGGCTGGAGTCTCTCCAGTGACCTCTAGTGGTTCGGTATCCGATAGCAATGTTGTTTTCTCGAATACTGCAGCAGGCGATGGAAGTAACTGATGACTAGAGACTCGCAGCCCCACAGCACAAGGATGCTCCATTCCTTCAACAGCCTCAATGCAGGAAGCCTCCACATCTGGATGGGACTTCAAACTTTCCAGCCTAGCCATAATAACATCTTCAACCTTATCTGATATGTCCGTGCTTGCATTTTAGCTGCTGCTTGTTGCTTTCCAGACCCAGAGAGGTTATATTATCAGCACATGACTTCAAAATTTGTAGGTTTGCCAAAACAGCATCTTTGACTGGATATGATCCCTCACTTCCTTTTTCCTGCTCTTCACACTTGTTGTCACCCAAAGGGCTTATTTTGTCAATGCGGGACTCCAAAACTTTCAGTCGAGCAAACATTTCATGAACCTCATCTGATGCATGTATACTTGTGTCTAGCTGATGGTTGCTGCTTTCCAAACCCAACGAGGTTATGTAATCAGGGCGGGACTTCAAAATTCTCAGCCTCGCCAAAACATCATCTTCAACGGGATATGATCCCTTGCTAGGTTCTTGCTGCCTCTCACACTTACTCTCACCCAAAGAGCTTATATTATCAATACGGGATTCCTGAACTTTCATTTGAGTAAATATTTCAGCATCAAGACCATTTACGATGCTCTTATTTGTAGCAATAATGGACCTTGGAGATAATATATctgaaggaggaggcggtggtggttgAGTGAGAAGTTCCTGGCCGGTGGAGGAGCTCTGGCATGGACCTGACGGAGAAGAGGTGCCACTAAAAATATTGCGTCTCTGATCATTCTTCTTGTAGCATGGATGAGGGGTGAGCCCCAACTTATGACAGTAACCACAGTATGGTCCTGAAGGATTGTCGGGCGCGACCGTGTAAGGCTGTGACACCAATGCAGGCAGCAGAGGCACTGGGGAAGCAGCCGGGACTTGAGCAGCCAAAACATAAGTGAAATGTTAAGTTGTCACTATTTATCAGAGAAGAAGATTGACTGCTATCACTACCTCCTCCATGACATTGCAAGGTCGCAGCACAGGAACTGCAATCTTTGGCATGATTATGTGGTTGGCTATCAGATACGGTTACTCTGGCTTTATCACTTCCTGACGGGTCAATTGGAACTGCATTGACCCAAAAAATATTAATGCATATAGAGAACCTCAATAAATATCCAAATACAGTAATTCACAATCACATCGTTACACCTGTTTGTGTGTTGCTGAAAACTTTCATTGTTGCAAGCTTCATACGGGCACAATGAAGCTCATATTTGAGTTTACACACCGAAGCTTCTGCTTCAAACCATATTTTTTTGTAAATTGACACTTGAGAAACTTCAGTATCATCGAGCATATTATCCTCTGGGAGCTTAGAAAGAGCCTGAACATAAGAATACATGAGATTCATACTCGAAAAAAAGTGTTGTTCATCCAAATTAAGAATCAATGTATTCCAAATATGACCAAAGTTACCTGTGAAATAGATGTCTTAAATTCTGAATCTGTGCTCTCTGACACCGAGTGTTCAGGGATTAACACCAACAAATTGTTTCTCAAGCAACTGATTTGACTGGAGTCCCTCAAACAATCATCGCCTTTTAATGTAGCCTTGTACAAGACAGAAAAACAGAAATGAGTAAAAGCTAACCAACAAACAGTCCATATGTATATTTAATGTCTGAAAAAGCAACATTACTTTTGCATGTCACTTGAAGGGGAACTAGTCAGGAGGATAAATATCTATTTCTTGGTTCATATAGAACATGTGGTAATTGTACTCAAAGGGAGAATGAATTATAATTGTAACCACGAAACAGGCAAACACGCGTGAACAAAATAAGATTGCAAACGTCTTGTATCATACTCATACAACTAAATCTGTACAAATACTGAAGCGGAATGAACCTCCATATAATAACACCATGTACCAGGTCAAAGAAGTGAAAGTAACGACTAGCGACATATTTTCTGTAAATATGAATCATATACTCGTATCACAAGCACCGGTTACGTTGGGTGTTCTAACAACTTTCATATCTTCCATCAGTTAATAAAACTAATATATCTGAATTTCATCACTGAGTTCAAACTTCGAATTAGAACATCTCAAGTGTTACAATGGTTTTCATGAACTATAATTTTCGGTTGTAGCTGAGCAAAACATTTTGTTGTCTGACATTTAGTACGGTCGTCTCGGTAATAGTATGTCTAAGTTGCTTTTCCTGTTTTGGTGGAGCTATATTGCAGGTCTAGTATTTTGGATTGCAACAATTTACCAGTTATCATCACATATTCGTAGCGTATTCAGGTAGTGAAGCTCTCTGTAAATCTGGCAGCTTTTCTATGGTCTAAAAATTGTGACATAAATAACTATGATATAAAGGCATTTGCAAAGTACCTTGCCTTCTTTGGAAGAAGCAACTTTAAGATTTCGAATAACAGATTTCAGAATCTTCTTTTCATATTCCTGTAACGAAGAACCGCCATTGCAAGTAGACAGAAGCACCACTGACAAGTTGTGTATTAGCTTCAGAAATGTTGCCTGATTCCTAGAGCTAGAGCAAGACATCTGCAACAAGTTCTCCCCAGCATCTGCATGGCAGTGAGAGTGTTCTTGACCTTCTTTTGTAAGTATTTGAGTGTGTGCACTTTTCTCTGCCTCTGCTGCTCGACAGGAAATATTTCCAACTATGCTTTCACTTGTCAGACTCTTGACAGGAAATGAAGGAGCGCCAATGGGGCTTGTCGCGGGGCCTGAAGGATCCTTATTCAGATGATAATGTCTTGCATTTTCAGCACCAATATGATCAAACAGTTTGCTTACAAAGGCATTCTGTTGCTGACAGCGAACTTATAGTACAAAACCATTAGTAGACTGAACTTTCTCGACAAGTTCCTGGATTGGTGAGGGTTGCTCTGCTTGCTCGtgtattagtttaattagtttacttaTTAGGCAAGAGCCTTTTAAAATACACCCGTTGCAATTAGCAAGTGTTGTTATGTGCAATAACTCATTGCTGAAGTTGATCTCCTCCAAGTAATCCAACATAAATTAAAATGTCAAGCAAGAGCCTTTTATAATGCACCCATTGCAATTAACCAAGCTTTATCATGTGCAACTACTCATTGCTGAAGTTCATCCTCTTCAAGTGATCCAACGCAAAATAAGATGTTCTTCACAAGAAGTTTGTTAACATGTATAGCAGTAAATGGGCCACCTTCATGCATAGTTATCTGCTAAAAAAATTATTAACCACCCGCACGTCCAAAATAGAAATACCGTTTCAAACTAGCATAGATAAAGAACTATTAACAAGTTAGTTTATCTTTTTCAATATTGACAAAGAACAATTTTATCTTTTTTATACGTTCCAAGTATATAATATACACTGGAGTCGGTATCGACGGGGATGCCACTTTCCACTGAAAGAAAAATAAGCATTAATGAGACAAACAGGGTGCTGGGGTTTGATCCCTGATGGACTGTGATTACATCCACCCCACTTCTATTTAATAATTTCCTATGTCACATGCCCTCTTATACACTGAAATCTATTACAAGAAGCAACAAGAAACACAACTGAGATTTGCTGGAGTTGATTATCACAGTGGTGCACAATGGTGGAGGCAGTTTGAGGGGTGAGCAGAGAGGGCAGACAAAGATGTCACACACTATCTGTTTATTAGGTTATTACTAgataattgcccgtgcgttgcaacggggtatAAATATTCTAGTATATTAGCCCATGATTTACCTGCCCATATtaatgtgattgtgtaaataaatgttcataaAATCCTGCCTGTGATTTACCTATCTAAATAAAAATCACTTATTTGGTAAGAATTTATTGGCTTACCAGAAAAAAAACATGATTTATTCGGTATGTCAAAAAAAGGTGGGACAGTTAAGACAGTTTTAAAGGAAAACCGGTGAAAAACCCAGAGATAGGAGGGGAAAATCAAAAGGGAAAAGGGAGTGGGGAATGTACGTAAGGTTGGATGAAGCACTCAGCCTGGCAGGAAAAGGAATGGTGTTctttttttaagtagtagagacATATCTCTTCTTTGATATCCATATTATAACAAGGCACTTCATGCACCACCATAGTGACTGAAACCGTGACAGAGATTTGATAAAGTTGAAAACAGTGTCGACTGTCGAGTCACGTGACACGGAACTGGAATACTGCAATGGAGGCAGAGCCAAAGGTTGTGCCTAGGGCAGACGAAGAGGGGGTAAAGGAAAAAAATGATCTGTTGCAATGCACGTGGCGGAAGCAGAACAAAGGGCAAGTTGAGAGAGAGAGCAATAAAGACAGACGGCACATTGTTTTTTTCTGTTACTATATATTTTGTATGAAATACGTAGCAAAAGAAGGGTACTCGGCTAGTGTGCTATACAATTTTCAGTTAGTATATTATTTGATTGACAGAACCAATCAATGGTTCTATCTAATTCAGATGGTTTCATGATTTCTTGCAATGCCGTGCATATTGTAGGTGAAGTTTTTGATAGTGCTCGATATGGCACATACTCTGGGAACCGCTGCGGCAACTTTATTGATCTGCATCTTCTTTTCTTCTCTAAGATAGTATCTAACACTTGACAAACATATAACTATCCTCCAGTTAAAATCCTACTAACAGAGTATAGCATGCTTCTCGAAAATTTAGTGTGTGCACACAAGTAGCCTAGCTAGGGCTCTTAGGAAAAAAAATGACAGCATATATGACTTCCTCTGATACGACAAATTGGCAAGTGTAAAACTGGAATCATGCTCTCAGACATGCCAGCAGCCAACCCCATTGATCACAGGATCTGGTATAAGGCAGCAACAGAAGGTGCTGCACTCAACTTATTCCGTGCAAGCACGCAAGTAAAAATGTAACAAGCTAGGTTGACCATGTACAACCCGCCTTCATATCTTCAATTGTGGCAGGGTACTATTCAGTTGTGCACATATGCTACTGCCGCTAGTTTCACCATTCAACAATGGATGAAACCACTGCATCGGTTCACCTAACAATCGGACGAACCAATGCGAGAATGAACAGCAAACTAACAGAAGATGCTACCCGCATCTATCGATCACAGGTTCACTAAAGTACTAGTAACAGGAGTTGGTGTAGGGTAAAGGCGTTACCAGTATACCCTGGTGAGGCGGAAGCGGCGGCGTCTGGGGCCATGTATCTCACGGGGGCTTCCATCCAGGACGCATTCCCCCACTCGCCCGTCGCGTAGAGGGAAGTGgcgccaggggcatcgaggctagggTTGGGGAATGTTTGGTCCGCGCGATGGAGCCCGTCCACGGTGAAGGGGGCGGCAAAGGTAGAGAAGGGGGGTACCGCCACGTGCTGCGGAGGATGACCCCGATGATCGCTGGGGTAGGTGAGCATTTCGCCGGCGGCGAGCGGCTGCCGCTTGGGGAGTTGGGGTTGAGGGTTTTTTTTGGGGAGGGGTTGGGGTTGAGTAATGAGGGAACCAATAGCAGGGGTCTGGTGCGCGAGTGCCGCAAGAGTTCACTCGCACCTTTCATCGATTTTTTACATCGGGTTATTCAAAAGAGAAAAATTCAGCGTAGGTCACAAAATTTGAGCCGGATGACACTTTGGTACCATTACTTCAAAATACCCGAACTACGGTCCATGTACTTGCGCACAGGGTTTACTTTGGTCCGTATGTACGATTTCGTCTACGTATTCGCTGACTTGGCCGAGTCAGCGGCCGCCAGCTAGGCTTTGACCGCCACGTAGTCGATCCTAGGGTGAATACTACTCGATCCGGGGTTATTTTTGCAAAAACACCATGACCAACTCCCTGTCCGTCTTCTTCCCCATGGTGGGCTTTCTCAGGATCAGCTTCCCCATGGACGCGGACGCGTGGTCCTGTCCGGCGTGGGCGGGATGTGCATGGTATAGTGCACGAACTCGGCGCTCGCGTCGGCACCGTCCCTCGACGCGTACTGGCTCCCCCCGCTCAGGCGCACCGGCGAGACCTGCAGTGTCGCGGTGGAGGAGCCGATGAAGTGCTTGGGCACGAGGCTGGTGAGCCCGGACCCCCTCCTCACGACCCCATCCCCGGGGCTCCCGCCGCCAGTTGCCCGTCGCTGCCGTGGACGCGGCGGCAAGCTAGAGCGGCCGCACCGCGGCGTCGTCGGAGGTCAGCTGGAACAGCCGCTCCGGGCTGCTCGCCAGCAACcagtcgcctccgcggctaggcagCACGACAAGGGCTATGGCGGTGGCGTCACCAGCGTCGTCGTCCTAGATACGATGGACGATCAGCATCACCACGGCAGCAAGAAGCCTGCCGCCGGCGCCTTCGGGCCACGCTGGGGGATCTTCGG encodes:
- the LOC119338090 gene encoding uncharacterized protein LOC119338090, encoding MSCSSSRNQATFLKLIHNLSVVLLSTCNGGSSLQEYEKKILKSVIRNLKVASSKEGKATLKGDDCLRDSSQISCLRNNLLVLIPEHSVSESTDSEFKTSISQALSKLPEDNMLDDTEVSQVSIYKKIWFEAEASVCKLKYELHCARMKLATMKVFSNTQTVPIDPSGSDKARVTVSDSQPHNHAKDCSSCAATLQCHGGVPAASPVPLLPALVSQPYTVAPDNPSGPYCGYCHKLGLTPHPCYKKNDQRRNIFSGTSSPSGPCQSSSTGQELLTQPPPPPPSDILSPRSIIATNKSIVNGLDAEIFTQMKVQESRIDNISSLGESKCERQQEPSKGSYPVEDDVLARLRILKSRPDYITSLGLESSNHQLDTSIHASDEVHEMFARLKVLESRIDKISPLGDNKCEEQEKGSEGSYPVKDAVLANLQILKSCADNITSLGLESNKQQLKCKHGHIR